TTCCATAAGAACCTGCTGTTCCTATAAAAAGAATAAAATCAGGTTTATTAAGCATACATTTTTTAGTTAAATTAATAGCTGACTCAATTAATCCTACACCAATTACTTGGGCAAAATCAAAAGTTTCATTTCTTCCCGCACAAACAATCATCTACATTCCAATAAATATTTTGGTTCAATATGAATTTCTTGACTAGAATTAACAGGAGCAATATCTGCTACACTTTTAGAAGAGTAAGACTCTTTATTTACGGCTCTTAAAAATTGATGATTTGATTCATTTATAGTAATATTTCTAACTATACAATCTTTTGATAAACTATTTTTTAAAGATTGGGCATAAGCATCTATCCACTTAATCGCATCAATTCTTAATTCATCTAAACTATTATCATAAAGCTCAATACTTGTATTCCACGAAACACTTGAAATCATAAGTTTTACGTTATCTCGATCAAAAGTATTTTCTAAATTTATCAAATCATCTATAAATTTATTTAAATCATTTGCATTTTCAGATTTTATAACATATCTAAGTGTCCCGATATATCCCATAAATTTTTGTGTATTTTTAAAATATTTATACTTAGGACTTAGTGTAAATTTACCATCTTTTTTTTGAACTGTTTTATTACCTTTAATATATTTACTAAACTTTTCAATATGTTTATTTATAAAATCTTCAGATTCATTTTCGATATTAATATTTACATATGTACTTAATACATCAGGCGTAACTAATTTTGTGAATCTTTTATTAAAAGATATCTCATATGAAAATACGGAAATAGGTAAAAGTAGGGCAAGAAGAAATAAAACTTTAACTTTCATATTAAATTCTCACTGGTATATTATTATCTCTTAAATATCTTTTTAAATCCATAATATCTATTTCTTTGAAGTGAAAAATTGATGCAGCTAATGCAGCACTTGCACCATGTTCAAAAGCTTCTTTCATATGTTCCATAGTCCCAGCACCACCACTTGCAATCACTGGAATATCAATCATTGAAGATATTTTTTCTGTAATATTTAATTCAAATCCTGTTTTAGCACCATCTGTATCCATAGATGTAAGTAAAATTTCACCTGCACCTCTTTCATAAACTTCTTTTGCCCAAATAACAGCATCAATTCCTGTATCTTCTCTTCCACCTTTTACAAAAACGTGATATGAACCATCAAGGACTTTTTTCACATCAATTGCTGTTACAATACATTGAGAACCAAATCTTTTAGCACTTTCATTTATCAAATCAGGATTTGAAACAGCTGATGAGTTAATCGAAACTTTGTCACATCCTACATTTAATAATTTATAAATATCTTCAAGTTTTCGTATTCCTCCACCAACTGTAAGTGGAATAAAAACTTCTTTTGCAACTTGTTTTACAATATCTACAATAGTTCCTCTGTTTTCATGGCTAGCTGTAATATCTAAGAAAGTTATTTCATCTGCACCTTCATTATTATATCTCTTTGCAACTTCTACAGGATCACCTGCATCACGAAGACCTACAAAATTTATTCCTTTTACTACTCTTCCATTATCTACATCTAAACAAGGTATAATTCTTTTTGCAAAACTACTCAAGTAAATTCCTTCATTCTAATTAATTGTATATTATCTAATTATAAGTTAAAAGCAGTTATACTCTTTCCAATTATGGAAAATATAAAAGCAAAAAAAAAATACGGACAAAACTTTTTAAAAGATACTACGGTTTTGGATAAGATCATCCAATCGATGCCCAACAACAATAACTATGTGGTGGAAATTGGGCCTGGATTAGGTGATTTGACTAAAAATCTAGTCAAGTACAAAGAGATGACTGCTTATGAAGTAGATACTGATTTAATTAGTATTTTAGAGTCCAAATTTGCAATAGAAATAGAAGAAGGTAAACTAGAACTGATTCACACAGATGTTTTAGAAGCTTGGGATAAACAAGAAACCTTACACGATGGTAAATATGATTTAATAGCCAATTTACCATATTATATTGCAACAAATATTATATTAAGAGCATTTGAAGATAAGAACTGTGAGAGCATCATTGTAATGATTCAAAAAGAAGTAGCTTTAAAATTCTCGGCAAAGCCTAAGGATAAAGAGTTTTCTTCACTAGGAGTAATTACGAATATGATGTCGATTGAATCAAGAATACTATTTGACGTACCTCCTGAATCATTCGATCCTCCACCAAAAGTTATGTCTTCTATACTTTATATTAGAAAAGATATGAATAAAACTATAGATAAAGATTTTAATAAATTTTTAAAGGCTTGCTTTGTGCAGCCTAGAAAAAAACTATCAAAAAATCTTTCTTCAATAGTTGATAAAAAGTTAATATCAGAATATTATGAAGAACTTGGAATTAGTGATAATATAAGACCTCATGAAGTTAGTTCATCTTTGTATAGCCAATTGTATACAAAGGTAAGAAATGGAAGAAATTAAACAAGAAGAAACAATTGTTAACACACAGGCTGCTATAAAAACTACTGAAGACAAGCCAGTAGAAGAAAAGCAAATTATAAAAAAAGAAGAAGTTAAACCTTCTAGAGAAGCTAATAAAGCTAATCAAAAAAGAAAACCAAACCAAAATAATAAAAGACCAAAAGCAAAACTACCTACAGAAATGGTAGGAGAGGGATGGATAAATGATCTTAAAAAAGCTTTTGTTACAAATGAAAAAATTCAAAAAGATAGATTAAATCCACATTATAAATTAAATCTTAACACTAATGCTAAATTAAGAGTTACTCCACTTGGTGGACTAGGTGAAATTGGTGGGAATATGATGGTTATTGAGACTGAAAAGTCTGCAATTATCGTTGATGTTGGTATGAACTTTCCTGATGAAACTATGCATGGTGTTGATATTTTAATCCCTGATTTTTCATATTTAAGAGAAATTAAACACAAAATTGAAGCTGTTATTATTACTCATGGACATGAAGATCATATTGGTGCAATGCCATATTTATTTAAAGAAATGCAATTTCCTATTTATGGAACATCATTACCATTAGAAATGATTGGTTCAAAATTTGATGAACATAAAATGAGAGAATATAGAAAATTCTTTAGAGCTATTGAAAAAAGAAGACCAATTAAAATTGGTGAATTTGAAGTAGAATGGATGCATGTAACTCACTCAATTATTGATTCATCAGCAATTGCTGTTACAACAGAAGCTGGAACAATGATTCATACAGGTGACTTTAAAATTGACCATACTCCAATTGATGGTTATCCAACAGATTTACATAGACTTGCATATTATGGTGAGAAAGGTGTTTTATTATTAACATCAGATTCAACAAATTCACATTCACCAGGATTTACAAGAACTGAAAAAACTGTAGGACCTACATTTGATAGAATTTTTGCACAAGCAAAAGGTAGAGTTATTATGTCTACATTCTCATCAAATATTCATAGAGTTTCTCAAGCAATTGAAAGAGGAATTAAAGCAAATAGAAAAGTTTGTGTAATTGGTAGATCAATGGAAAAAAACTTAGACTTAGCAATGGGTTTAGGATATGTTAAATTTCCAAAAGATTCTTTTATAGATGCACATGAAGTAAATAAATATAAAGATGAAGAAGTTTTAATTATTACAACAGGTTCTCAAGGTGAACCAATGTCAGCACTATATAGAATGGCAATTCATGAGCATAGACATATTAAAATTAAACCAAATGATCAAATTGTACTATCAGCAAAAGCAATTCCTGGAAATGAAGCTAGTGTATCTGGTATTATAAATCATTTATTAAAAGCAGGGGCAAAAGTAGCATATCAAGATTATCCAGATATTCACGTATCAGGACATGCAGCTCAAGAAGAACAAAAATTAATGTTAAGATTAGTTAAACCTAAATTCTTTATGCCAGTTCATGGTGAATATAATCATGCACTAAAACATGGTAAAACAGGTATTGACTGTGGTATTTTAGAACGAAATCTTTATATTATGAATGCTGGTGAGCAAATTGAAATAACTCCTAAGTATATGAAAAAAGTAAAAACTGTTAAATCAGGAAAAGTATATATTGATAATCAATTAAATCATAAAATTTCTGATGATATTGTACTTGATAGACAAACAATGGCAAACGAGGGTGTTGTTATGATTGTTGCTCAAGTAAATGAAAGTGATAGAACATTAGCACAAAGAGCAAAAGTTACTTCATTTGGTTTAGTTCCAGATAAACAAGATAAATTCTTTGCAAAAGAAATAGAAGATTTATTAGCAACTTTCCTTTCAAATGTTAAACCAGGGATTTTCAAAAATTCTAGAATGTTAGAAGACGAATTAAGAAAAGTAGTTAGAAAACACTGTATTAGAAAATATAAAAAATACCCAATGATTGTGCCAACTGTATTTGTACAATAAGGAGAAAAAAATGGATTTTAAACAAATAGTTAAAGATCTTTTGCTTACAGAAGCAAAAGAGTTAGAAAAAGCATCAAGTCATGTTTCTTTTGATATAGAAAAAGCTATAGAGTTGATTATAAATTCAAAAGGAAAACTTATTGTAACAGGTGTTGGAAAATCAGGTCTTGTTGGAACAAAAATTGCAGCAACACTTGCAAGTACAGGAACAAGTTCTTTTTTCCTTCATCCTACTGAAGCCATGCATGGTGATTTAGGAATGATTAGTAAAGAAGATATTGTTCTTGGTATTTCGTACTCGGGAGAAAGTGAAGAATTAGTTCAAATTCTTCCTCATCTTAAAAGATTTAATATTCCATTAATTGCAATGGCAAGAAATGAAAATTCTACACTAGCAAAATATGCTGATGTATTTATC
This genomic interval from Poseidonibacter antarcticus contains the following:
- a CDS encoding SIMPL domain-containing protein, with the protein product MKVKVLFLLALLLPISVFSYEISFNKRFTKLVTPDVLSTYVNINIENESEDFINKHIEKFSKYIKGNKTVQKKDGKFTLSPKYKYFKNTQKFMGYIGTLRYVIKSENANDLNKFIDDLINLENTFDRDNVKLMISSVSWNTSIELYDNSLDELRIDAIKWIDAYAQSLKNSLSKDCIVRNITINESNHQFLRAVNKESYSSKSVADIAPVNSSQEIHIEPKYLLECR
- the hisF gene encoding imidazole glycerol phosphate synthase subunit HisF, whose product is MSSFAKRIIPCLDVDNGRVVKGINFVGLRDAGDPVEVAKRYNNEGADEITFLDITASHENRGTIVDIVKQVAKEVFIPLTVGGGIRKLEDIYKLLNVGCDKVSINSSAVSNPDLINESAKRFGSQCIVTAIDVKKVLDGSYHVFVKGGREDTGIDAVIWAKEVYERGAGEILLTSMDTDGAKTGFELNITEKISSMIDIPVIASGGAGTMEHMKEAFEHGASAALAASIFHFKEIDIMDLKRYLRDNNIPVRI
- the rsmA gene encoding 16S rRNA (adenine(1518)-N(6)/adenine(1519)-N(6))-dimethyltransferase RsmA — encoded protein: MENIKAKKKYGQNFLKDTTVLDKIIQSMPNNNNYVVEIGPGLGDLTKNLVKYKEMTAYEVDTDLISILESKFAIEIEEGKLELIHTDVLEAWDKQETLHDGKYDLIANLPYYIATNIILRAFEDKNCESIIVMIQKEVALKFSAKPKDKEFSSLGVITNMMSIESRILFDVPPESFDPPPKVMSSILYIRKDMNKTIDKDFNKFLKACFVQPRKKLSKNLSSIVDKKLISEYYEELGISDNIRPHEVSSSLYSQLYTKVRNGRN
- a CDS encoding ribonuclease J, with translation MEEIKQEETIVNTQAAIKTTEDKPVEEKQIIKKEEVKPSREANKANQKRKPNQNNKRPKAKLPTEMVGEGWINDLKKAFVTNEKIQKDRLNPHYKLNLNTNAKLRVTPLGGLGEIGGNMMVIETEKSAIIVDVGMNFPDETMHGVDILIPDFSYLREIKHKIEAVIITHGHEDHIGAMPYLFKEMQFPIYGTSLPLEMIGSKFDEHKMREYRKFFRAIEKRRPIKIGEFEVEWMHVTHSIIDSSAIAVTTEAGTMIHTGDFKIDHTPIDGYPTDLHRLAYYGEKGVLLLTSDSTNSHSPGFTRTEKTVGPTFDRIFAQAKGRVIMSTFSSNIHRVSQAIERGIKANRKVCVIGRSMEKNLDLAMGLGYVKFPKDSFIDAHEVNKYKDEEVLIITTGSQGEPMSALYRMAIHEHRHIKIKPNDQIVLSAKAIPGNEASVSGIINHLLKAGAKVAYQDYPDIHVSGHAAQEEQKLMLRLVKPKFFMPVHGEYNHALKHGKTGIDCGILERNLYIMNAGEQIEITPKYMKKVKTVKSGKVYIDNQLNHKISDDIVLDRQTMANEGVVMIVAQVNESDRTLAQRAKVTSFGLVPDKQDKFFAKEIEDLLATFLSNVKPGIFKNSRMLEDELRKVVRKHCIRKYKKYPMIVPTVFVQ